From Erwinia pyri, a single genomic window includes:
- a CDS encoding OmpA family protein, whose amino-acid sequence MERHHLGKISLLTAMVMLSSSCASLHETGSEYGTAIGCIGGAALGGGLTYLLTKDAGKAIAGGLVGGIAGCAAGNAWQKREQALAKIAEEEHIAIATRSLQAQAGSGKQNVGIVAQVADSGMFDTDSAQLSADGLRQVRKIAAVMKQDDQNGVVLIVGHTDATGNASWNQTLSENRAQSVGRVLQQAGLNPQRLYYQGAGSSRPVADNTTTSGRSANRRVEIVGLANETLLKQRVEQEGSNLAYLRYGTQSSATPTKPVSSSRRTASVATKAKPSGPSTDRTPVTASGKQESVQTASQPANGKNWIDFGGQPVSRSTASLAANLKPRSSGFSLIAEANASPVTGSCLADNARVAGEAKNLASGKALDSHKTREYYAGMNGRAWAGLVNNHLVTLSPVKVLTDNATVDANPKVYITQNYQSRGNRKADAPIAAVANAWEGEEDILYRVYLPASNEQPLSCIDLLVPKNATKAQQGQLFYSNHNSAYMAGYRPVRS is encoded by the coding sequence GTGGAACGTCATCATTTAGGGAAAATCAGCTTACTGACTGCGATGGTTATGCTCTCTTCAAGCTGCGCAAGTCTGCATGAAACCGGCTCTGAATATGGTACCGCTATAGGATGTATTGGCGGTGCGGCGCTTGGCGGCGGACTGACGTATTTACTCACTAAAGATGCCGGTAAAGCGATTGCCGGTGGACTGGTGGGTGGCATAGCCGGTTGTGCGGCAGGCAATGCCTGGCAAAAGCGTGAGCAGGCACTTGCCAAAATTGCCGAGGAAGAACACATTGCCATTGCTACCCGCTCATTACAGGCGCAGGCAGGCAGTGGCAAACAGAATGTGGGTATTGTCGCTCAGGTTGCAGACAGTGGCATGTTTGATACGGACAGTGCTCAGCTTTCCGCTGACGGCCTGCGCCAGGTCAGGAAAATTGCCGCCGTCATGAAACAGGATGATCAAAATGGTGTAGTGCTGATTGTTGGTCACACTGATGCGACCGGCAACGCCAGCTGGAATCAGACGCTTTCAGAGAACCGCGCACAAAGCGTTGGCCGCGTTCTTCAGCAGGCAGGCCTGAATCCTCAGCGGCTTTATTATCAGGGCGCTGGCTCCTCCCGCCCTGTCGCTGACAATACGACTACCAGTGGCCGTTCAGCTAACCGTCGAGTGGAAATTGTGGGTCTTGCGAATGAAACCTTGCTGAAGCAGCGAGTGGAACAGGAAGGCAGCAACCTCGCCTATCTGCGTTACGGCACGCAATCTTCTGCCACCCCCACAAAACCAGTCAGCTCATCCAGGCGGACGGCCTCTGTTGCCACAAAAGCCAAACCTTCCGGGCCTTCCACTGACCGCACCCCTGTTACGGCTTCCGGTAAGCAAGAGAGTGTGCAGACCGCTTCCCAGCCTGCTAACGGTAAGAACTGGATCGATTTCGGCGGTCAGCCCGTCAGCCGTTCAACTGCCTCACTTGCTGCCAATCTCAAACCACGCAGCAGCGGGTTCAGCCTGATAGCCGAGGCGAACGCCAGCCCGGTGACAGGAAGCTGTCTTGCAGATAACGCCCGTGTGGCTGGTGAAGCCAAAAACCTCGCCAGTGGTAAAGCGCTGGACAGCCATAAGACCAGAGAATATTACGCAGGTATGAACGGGCGCGCCTGGGCGGGGCTGGTTAACAACCATCTGGTTACCCTCTCGCCCGTTAAGGTGTTAACGGACAATGCCACTGTGGACGCTAATCCAAAGGTGTATATCACACAAAATTATCAGTCCCGCGGTAACCGTAAAGCAGATGCACCCATCGCCGCCGTTGCCAATGCCTGGGAAGGTGAAGAAGATATTCTTTACCGGGTTTACCTGCCAGCCAGCAACGAGCAGCCGCTCTCCTGTATCGATTTGCTGGTGCCGAAGAACGCCACGAAAGCGCAGCAGGGACAGCTTTTCTATTCAAACCACAACAGTGCTTATATGGCGGGTTATCGCCCGGTCCGTAGTTAA
- a CDS encoding FUSC family protein, which translates to MQWFSKNAVLFSVKTCLAAFIALYLSLELNLDKPAWALTTVYVSSQLYSASTFSKSLFRLLGTLLGGFFIFLIYPETVQSPMLFSLCVSLWVSFCLYLSLHDRTPKSYVFMLAGYSAAIMGFPSVTQPLSITGTVISRIEEIALGVTCSSLIHGLLLPVSMRSLLEQSVTVWYQNGRKLCSDLLSGITKETAPEREEILIRMTQYPQQVEALITHCVYEGNAARRLIRLVSVQYRHLSYLIPTLVAIEGRLHQMAQLNIRFPDTVALAFQQFLQWLNAEESARKSLTIQATLAASQRDLKNAWRQGTLPLSECLMLTGLLERLADFVRIAGAYHSVSHLVSDLSGDTSLARKERSRPHTDTGLVLLSAATSFLATFGACLLWMGTAWREGASAPMMAAIISSFFASADTPGNPMKLFIKGTVLSIVISVLYVAVLIPQAITFEGLLLCLVPGLFVLGLVIANPATNMIGLSAAIQIPGLLGMSHHLKPDLPGAINTAIASMSGILIAVVITALIRNKRPAWIAQRAVRSGLRELLRFVKEMERNGSSLLARQHFITGMLERVNVILPRMRLDPHPDLLLAGNLVTEVWLGVNCYDYYARSREVLAHHHLDSGQMFHELTLFLKRRMKSQKAAPHTGLLDELDLLLLELEVLAAKDEQLFTPLFHLYGIRLSIFPEQGWPARSLGHLRARR; encoded by the coding sequence ATGCAGTGGTTTTCGAAGAATGCCGTTCTTTTTTCAGTTAAGACCTGTCTTGCCGCTTTTATTGCTCTTTATCTCTCGCTTGAACTGAATCTGGATAAACCGGCCTGGGCGCTGACCACCGTCTACGTCTCTTCCCAGCTCTATTCAGCCTCTACTTTTTCTAAATCCCTTTTTCGGCTGCTGGGCACTCTGCTGGGCGGATTTTTTATTTTTCTTATTTACCCTGAGACCGTGCAGTCTCCTATGCTGTTCAGCCTCTGCGTTTCGCTGTGGGTGAGCTTTTGCCTCTATCTCTCGCTGCATGACCGTACGCCCAAAAGCTATGTGTTTATGCTGGCGGGTTACAGCGCCGCCATTATGGGCTTCCCCTCCGTTACCCAGCCGCTCTCTATTACCGGCACGGTGATCTCGCGTATTGAAGAGATTGCGCTGGGCGTCACCTGCAGCAGCCTGATCCATGGCCTGCTGCTGCCCGTTTCGATGCGCAGCCTGCTGGAGCAGAGCGTCACCGTCTGGTACCAGAACGGACGTAAGCTGTGCAGCGATCTCCTGAGCGGGATCACCAAAGAGACGGCGCCGGAGCGGGAAGAGATCCTGATCCGTATGACGCAGTATCCGCAGCAGGTTGAGGCGCTGATCACCCACTGCGTTTATGAGGGCAACGCGGCGCGCAGGCTGATCCGCCTGGTCAGCGTGCAGTATCGTCATCTCTCTTACCTGATCCCGACGCTGGTCGCCATTGAAGGCCGCCTGCATCAGATGGCGCAGCTGAATATTCGCTTTCCCGACACGGTAGCGCTGGCCTTTCAGCAATTTTTGCAGTGGCTGAATGCAGAGGAAAGCGCAAGGAAGAGCCTGACTATTCAGGCTACGCTTGCCGCCAGCCAGAGGGATCTCAAAAACGCCTGGCGGCAGGGAACGCTGCCCCTAAGTGAGTGCCTGATGTTAACGGGGTTGCTGGAACGCCTTGCCGATTTTGTGCGCATTGCCGGGGCTTATCACAGCGTGAGCCATCTGGTCAGCGATCTCTCCGGCGATACCAGCCTCGCCCGCAAAGAACGCTCGCGCCCGCATACGGACACCGGTCTTGTTCTGCTCTCCGCCGCCACCTCGTTTCTGGCAACCTTTGGCGCCTGCCTGCTCTGGATGGGTACAGCCTGGCGCGAGGGCGCCTCCGCACCGATGATGGCCGCCATCATCAGCTCCTTTTTCGCCAGTGCGGACACGCCAGGCAACCCGATGAAGCTGTTTATTAAAGGGACGGTGCTCTCTATTGTGATCAGCGTGCTCTACGTGGCAGTGCTAATCCCGCAGGCGATCACCTTTGAAGGCCTGCTGCTCTGCCTGGTGCCGGGCCTCTTCGTGCTTGGATTGGTGATTGCCAATCCCGCCACCAATATGATCGGCCTGAGCGCCGCCATCCAGATCCCGGGGTTGCTCGGCATGAGTCATCACCTCAAGCCAGACCTGCCCGGCGCCATTAATACGGCGATCGCTTCCATGAGCGGCATCCTTATTGCTGTGGTCATTACCGCGCTGATCCGCAACAAGCGCCCCGCCTGGATCGCCCAAAGGGCGGTGCGTTCAGGTTTGCGTGAGCTGCTGCGTTTTGTGAAGGAGATGGAGCGAAACGGCTCCTCCCTGCTGGCGCGTCAGCACTTTATCACCGGCATGCTGGAGCGGGTGAACGTCATTCTGCCACGTATGCGCCTTGATCCGCATCCCGACCTGCTGCTGGCGGGCAACCTGGTGACAGAGGTGTGGCTGGGGGTGAACTGCTATGACTATTACGCCCGCAGCCGCGAGGTTCTGGCTCACCATCACCTCGACAGCGGCCAGATGTTCCACGAGCTGACGCTGTTCCTGAAACGCCGGATGAAGTCGCAGAAGGCTGCCCCGCATACCGGCCTGCTGGATGAGCTGGATCTGCTGCTGCTGGAGCTGGAAGTGTTAGCAGCAAAGGATGAGCAGCTGTTTACGCCGCTGTTCCATCTGTATGGTATCCGGCTTTCGATTTTCCCTGAGCAGGGCTGGCCTGCGAGAAGCCTGGGGCATTTACGGGCACGGCGGTGA
- the aroD gene encoding type I 3-dehydroquinate dehydratase, translating into MRHAVIAMAMLLGGESGALLSSSVWAAGSEPAVTATPREAIPVKIKNTVIGQGAPKIIVPTTGSTVEQVLAQAKAIGENPNADLIEYRIDYLEFATDAGRVAALGKQIVAVANGKPLILTFRTQPEGGKRKISDQEYGALYKALISAHFIDILDVEMFRQPEVVQQILEAAHRAGIKVVISSHDTEKTPETAEMVARLRKQDRMGADILKIAVMPHDAKDVLRLLDATNQVRESYSRKPLLTMSMGGLGAITRLSGEVFGSDLTFGMTGESSAPGQIEAKSLRQALETVNTAIKSE; encoded by the coding sequence ATGCGACATGCTGTTATTGCGATGGCGATGCTGCTGGGGGGAGAAAGCGGGGCGCTGCTCTCCTCATCAGTATGGGCAGCAGGCAGCGAGCCAGCCGTGACAGCAACGCCAAGGGAGGCAATACCGGTGAAGATAAAAAATACCGTAATCGGCCAGGGCGCGCCGAAAATTATTGTTCCCACCACGGGGAGCACGGTGGAGCAGGTACTGGCACAGGCTAAAGCTATTGGTGAAAACCCCAATGCAGATCTGATTGAATACCGCATTGACTACCTGGAGTTCGCCACCGATGCAGGCCGGGTCGCTGCTCTGGGAAAACAGATTGTGGCGGTGGCAAACGGCAAGCCGCTAATCCTGACGTTCCGAACCCAGCCAGAAGGCGGCAAGCGCAAAATCAGCGATCAAGAATATGGGGCACTGTACAAGGCGCTGATTAGCGCGCACTTTATCGATATCCTCGATGTGGAAATGTTCCGCCAGCCGGAAGTGGTGCAGCAGATCCTTGAGGCTGCCCATCGGGCCGGGATCAAAGTGGTGATCTCCAGCCATGACACCGAGAAAACCCCGGAAACGGCAGAGATGGTAGCGCGTCTCCGTAAGCAGGATCGGATGGGGGCAGACATCCTCAAAATTGCGGTGATGCCGCATGATGCAAAAGATGTGCTCAGGCTGCTGGATGCCACCAACCAGGTGCGCGAAAGCTACTCCCGCAAGCCGTTGCTGACGATGTCGATGGGCGGGCTGGGCGCAATCACGCGGCTCTCTGGCGAGGTGTTTGGTTCCGATCTCACCTTTGGTATGACCGGCGAGTCATCTGCGCCAGGCCAGATTGAGGCGAAGTCACTGCGTCAGGCACTGGAGACCGTTAACACCGCTATCAAAAGTGAATAA
- the idnO gene encoding gluconate 5-dehydrogenase: MTLFSLENKRILVTGAAQGIGFTMARGLAQHGAEIIINGTSEERAERAAAKLREEGFIAHTAVFNVADPQAVEAAIEKIETTVGPIDVLFNNAGIQRRHPFTEFPLNEWNEIIATNQTGVFLVSQAVAKRMIARNAGKIVNICSMQSELGRDTITPYAAAKGAVKMLTRGMCVELARYNIQVNGIAPGYFDTPMTKPLVENQEFSDWLCKRTPAARWGNPEELVGAAVFLSSKASDFVNGHLLFVDGGMLAAV; encoded by the coding sequence ATGACGCTTTTCAGCTTAGAGAACAAAAGGATCCTGGTGACCGGCGCGGCACAGGGCATCGGCTTTACCATGGCGCGCGGTCTGGCGCAGCACGGGGCTGAAATCATCATCAACGGCACCTCAGAAGAGCGCGCGGAAAGGGCGGCGGCAAAGCTGCGTGAGGAAGGTTTTATCGCGCATACGGCGGTGTTTAACGTTGCTGATCCGCAGGCGGTGGAAGCGGCAATTGAGAAGATTGAGACCACGGTCGGGCCGATCGACGTGCTGTTTAACAATGCCGGTATTCAGCGCCGTCACCCTTTTACCGAATTCCCGCTAAACGAGTGGAATGAGATTATTGCCACCAACCAGACCGGCGTGTTCCTGGTTTCTCAGGCGGTAGCGAAGCGGATGATCGCCCGTAACGCGGGCAAAATCGTCAATATCTGCTCCATGCAGAGCGAACTGGGGCGCGACACCATCACGCCCTACGCGGCAGCCAAGGGCGCGGTGAAAATGCTGACGCGCGGCATGTGCGTGGAGCTGGCCCGCTACAACATTCAGGTTAACGGCATCGCGCCGGGCTATTTCGACACGCCGATGACCAAACCGCTGGTGGAGAATCAGGAATTCAGCGACTGGCTCTGCAAACGCACGCCCGCCGCCCGCTGGGGCAACCCGGAAGAGCTGGTTGGCGCGGCGGTGTTTCTGTCATCGAAAGCCTCTGACTTTGTGAACGGGCATCTGCTGTTTGTCGATGGCGGTATGCTGGCCGCGGTTTAA
- a CDS encoding ABC transporter substrate-binding protein, whose protein sequence is MTLSKWLFSALMVGSLPGAWAAEQNVPTESTLHLSADSKLKSQLPADILKRGYIIAGTNPNTPPTTFYKEDNRTLAGREIDIMNAVGERLGIPVHWQDTGGFDNIIPGLKSGRYDVALSNINATKARLSQVDFVGYYNASRLGIIAPKSADVKPFTSLMAVCGKTVGAGAGTTQLTRLESASKECEAAGKEPIKTAVFPDRPAGVQAVVSGRVPMFFGPYEGLTYQVSQVPVLALPGQIHVDDAPVSVAFAKESPLEPAVQAALNSLIQDGSYQKILDKWSIGFGAVKEARRNQDIFQ, encoded by the coding sequence ATGACATTATCTAAATGGCTGTTTTCAGCTCTGATGGTGGGCAGCCTGCCTGGCGCCTGGGCAGCAGAACAAAATGTTCCTACCGAAAGTACGCTGCATCTCTCAGCAGACAGCAAGCTGAAAAGCCAGCTCCCGGCCGACATCCTGAAGCGCGGTTATATTATCGCCGGGACCAACCCCAATACGCCGCCGACCACATTTTACAAAGAAGATAACCGCACGCTGGCAGGGCGTGAAATCGACATCATGAATGCCGTGGGCGAAAGGCTGGGCATTCCGGTGCACTGGCAGGATACCGGCGGCTTTGACAACATTATTCCCGGCCTGAAATCGGGGCGTTATGACGTGGCGCTGTCGAATATTAACGCCACCAAAGCGCGTCTCTCTCAGGTCGATTTCGTCGGCTATTACAATGCCTCTCGTCTTGGGATCATTGCCCCGAAAAGCGCTGACGTGAAGCCGTTCACCTCGCTGATGGCGGTCTGTGGCAAAACGGTGGGTGCCGGAGCTGGCACCACGCAGCTGACCCGTCTGGAGAGCGCCAGCAAAGAGTGTGAGGCCGCTGGCAAAGAACCCATTAAAACGGCGGTGTTCCCGGACCGTCCGGCGGGCGTACAGGCTGTGGTCAGCGGACGCGTGCCGATGTTCTTCGGCCCTTATGAAGGCCTGACTTATCAGGTCAGCCAGGTGCCCGTGCTGGCGCTACCGGGTCAGATCCACGTAGATGACGCGCCGGTGTCCGTGGCCTTTGCGAAAGAGTCGCCGCTGGAGCCCGCCGTGCAGGCTGCGCTGAATTCGCTGATCCAGGACGGCTCCTACCAGAAGATCCTCGATAAGTGGTCAATTGGCTTCGGCGCGGTGAAAGAAGCCAGACGTAATCAGGATATCTTCCAATGA
- a CDS encoding amino acid ABC transporter permease, producing the protein MSTNYDPDSLRIVGKRYYGRWLGAVVVLLLLAAAVSSMVHNPRFEWQVIADSFTQDSILQGVLMTLQLTAISVILGFTGGTVLALMRLSSNPVLVSVSWAYTWFFRGVPMLVQLFLWYNIAALYPEISLSLPGVGELWSTSANSLISPFSAAVIALVMHQAAYAAEIVRAGIQSVGNGQLEAAKALGYRPAEIFRYTVLPQAMRAILPPAGNEIIGQLKTTAVVSVIALQDVLFSAQIIYQRTYQVIPLLLVATLWYLLMTSVLSVGQFYVERYFARGVTRKEKREWFKRRPEVCVAEQGRVSNG; encoded by the coding sequence ATGAGTACGAATTACGATCCCGACTCACTGCGCATCGTGGGCAAGCGCTACTATGGACGCTGGCTCGGTGCCGTTGTCGTGCTTTTACTGCTGGCGGCGGCGGTCAGCTCAATGGTGCACAACCCGCGTTTTGAGTGGCAGGTAATTGCCGACAGCTTTACTCAGGACTCCATCCTGCAGGGAGTGTTGATGACCCTGCAGCTGACGGCGATTTCCGTGATACTGGGCTTTACCGGCGGCACCGTGCTGGCGCTGATGCGCCTCTCTTCCAATCCGGTGCTGGTCAGCGTGAGCTGGGCCTACACCTGGTTCTTCCGCGGCGTGCCGATGCTGGTTCAGCTGTTTCTCTGGTACAACATCGCTGCGCTCTACCCTGAAATTTCGCTGTCGCTGCCTGGCGTCGGGGAGCTGTGGAGCACCTCTGCAAACTCTCTGATCAGCCCATTCAGCGCGGCGGTGATTGCACTGGTGATGCATCAGGCAGCCTATGCCGCAGAGATAGTGCGCGCGGGGATCCAGAGCGTAGGCAACGGCCAGTTGGAAGCCGCAAAAGCGCTGGGATATCGCCCCGCTGAAATCTTCCGCTATACCGTGCTTCCACAGGCGATGCGCGCCATTCTGCCGCCCGCCGGAAATGAGATTATTGGCCAGCTGAAAACTACCGCCGTGGTGTCGGTCATCGCTCTGCAGGATGTGCTGTTCTCGGCACAGATTATTTATCAGCGTACTTATCAGGTGATCCCGCTGCTGCTGGTGGCCACGCTCTGGTATCTGCTGATGACCTCGGTACTTTCCGTGGGGCAGTTCTACGTAGAGCGCTATTTTGCGCGCGGCGTGACGCGTAAAGAGAAGCGCGAGTGGTTTAAACGCAGGCCAGAAGTCTGTGTCGCAGAGCAGGGGAGAGTCAGTAATGGCTGA
- a CDS encoding amino acid ABC transporter ATP-binding protein: MAEAISLRKITKRFSGVTILNGIDLDIAAGSVTTILGPSGSGKSTLLRCINHLEKLDGGTIRIGGALVGYQQKGQLLHELSNKQIAAQRSRIGMVFQQFNLFPHRTVLQNVIDAPVRVKKLSRQQAESRGLALLKQVGLAGREHDWPQQLSGGQQQRVAIARALAMDPDVMLFDEPTSALDPELVGEVLQVIKQLAHSGITMVIVTHEIGFAREVADNIVFMEEGKIVASGPTSTVLGEAQNPRVRHFLATVL; the protein is encoded by the coding sequence ATGGCTGAGGCTATTTCATTACGCAAAATCACTAAACGCTTTTCCGGCGTCACCATCCTTAACGGGATCGATCTGGATATCGCAGCCGGCTCGGTCACTACCATCCTCGGCCCTTCCGGGTCAGGCAAATCGACCCTGCTGCGCTGCATCAATCATCTGGAAAAGCTGGACGGTGGCACCATCCGCATCGGCGGTGCCCTGGTGGGCTATCAGCAGAAGGGGCAGCTGCTGCATGAACTCAGCAATAAGCAGATTGCTGCCCAGCGGAGCCGGATCGGCATGGTGTTCCAGCAGTTCAATCTGTTTCCTCACCGTACCGTGCTGCAAAACGTCATCGATGCGCCGGTGCGGGTGAAGAAGCTCAGCCGCCAGCAGGCGGAGAGCCGCGGGCTGGCGTTGCTGAAGCAGGTTGGTCTGGCGGGGCGGGAGCATGACTGGCCCCAGCAGCTTTCCGGCGGACAGCAGCAGCGCGTGGCGATTGCCCGTGCGCTGGCGATGGACCCGGACGTGATGCTGTTTGACGAGCCGACCTCCGCGCTGGATCCGGAGCTGGTGGGCGAGGTGCTACAGGTGATCAAACAGCTGGCGCACTCCGGCATCACCATGGTTATCGTGACCCATGAAATCGGCTTTGCCCGTGAAGTGGCAGATAACATCGTCTTTATGGAAGAGGGAAAAATTGTCGCCTCCGGGCCGACCTCCACCGTACTGGGCGAAGCGCAGAATCCGCGCGTCCGCCATTTTTTAGCCACGGTACTTTAA
- a CDS encoding molybdopterin-dependent oxidoreductase: MTATRAMHSSHWGAFSALNDNDALQITPFSGDPDPSPLLKNFENVLRHPIRLATPMVRRGWLENGPGPDDRRGADEYIAISWKQAYGLAAAELKRVAELAGPEAVFGGSYGWSSAGRFHHAQSQVHRFLNTTIGGYVRSVNSYSSGAASVILPHIVGDMNEIARRGVSWQEIAQHSEVVLSFGGLALKNSQVASGGLSEHTERGYMQQAARRGARFISVSPLASDLPDEAQGEWLAIRPGTDAALMLALLQILWQRKWSDEAFLADYCVGWDALVAYLNGEQDGQRRDAVWAAAICGVPAERIEALAEQLHGRRVIVSVAHSLQRAEHGEQPVWLGLVLAAALGQLGLPGGGYAYALGALGHYGKQHNLVSFPALPQGQNGIDRLIPVARIADMLLHPGEKFHYNGRTLTYPKIKLAWWAGGNPFHHHQDLARLRRAFSRLDTLIVHEIAWTATARHADLVLPATLTLEREDVGGAPTDRHLIAMQRVAQPYGEAKDDYSIFSELARRLGKEQAFTEGRSAREWQAHLYLQLQEKLELQGVTVPDFDAFWQQGVLELPQSDDAGRLMRNFRQDPQRHPLPTPSGKIEIYSARLASFDYADCPGHPVWLAPVQQPDAEHPFYLIANQPASRLHSQLDFGSFSVSEKRGGREVCRMHPRDAQQQGIAEGDTVEITNQRGTVLASVTLSEKVRTGVVQLPTGAWYDPIDPLAEKPICRHGNPNVLTLDIGTSSLSQGCTGQITVVQIQRYQGDPPEVRAFEPPVISDGRQAQKPTGSLLKPEA; encoded by the coding sequence ATGACCGCAACCCGCGCTATGCACAGTTCGCACTGGGGGGCGTTCAGCGCCCTCAACGACAACGATGCGCTGCAGATCACCCCTTTTAGTGGCGATCCCGATCCCAGCCCTTTGCTGAAAAATTTCGAAAACGTGCTGCGTCATCCGATCCGACTGGCGACGCCAATGGTGCGTCGCGGCTGGCTTGAGAACGGGCCGGGGCCTGACGATCGTCGCGGCGCTGATGAATACATCGCCATTAGCTGGAAACAGGCTTACGGCCTGGCTGCCGCTGAGCTTAAGCGGGTGGCGGAGCTGGCCGGGCCTGAAGCCGTTTTTGGCGGCTCCTACGGCTGGTCCAGCGCCGGACGTTTTCATCATGCGCAGAGCCAGGTTCACCGCTTTCTCAACACCACTATTGGCGGCTACGTGCGGTCAGTGAACAGCTACAGCTCGGGGGCGGCTTCGGTGATCCTGCCGCATATCGTCGGCGACATGAATGAGATTGCGCGGCGCGGCGTGAGCTGGCAGGAGATTGCGCAGCACAGCGAGGTGGTGCTCTCCTTTGGCGGCCTGGCGCTGAAAAATTCCCAGGTAGCCAGCGGCGGCCTCAGCGAGCACACTGAACGTGGCTATATGCAGCAGGCGGCCAGACGCGGCGCGCGTTTTATCTCCGTCAGCCCGCTGGCGAGCGATCTTCCTGACGAGGCACAGGGCGAATGGCTCGCCATCCGGCCGGGGACAGATGCGGCGCTGATGCTGGCCCTGCTGCAGATCCTGTGGCAACGAAAGTGGAGCGACGAAGCGTTTCTGGCTGACTACTGCGTGGGCTGGGACGCGCTGGTGGCTTATCTTAACGGAGAGCAGGACGGCCAGCGACGCGACGCGGTCTGGGCCGCCGCAATCTGTGGTGTTCCGGCTGAGCGCATAGAGGCGCTGGCGGAGCAGCTGCATGGGCGGCGGGTTATCGTCAGCGTGGCGCACTCTTTGCAGCGGGCAGAGCATGGCGAACAGCCCGTCTGGCTGGGGCTGGTGCTGGCCGCCGCGCTGGGTCAGCTGGGCCTGCCCGGCGGCGGTTACGCCTATGCGCTGGGTGCGCTGGGCCATTACGGCAAGCAGCATAACCTGGTGTCTTTTCCCGCGCTGCCGCAGGGGCAGAACGGTATTGACCGGCTGATCCCGGTGGCCCGCATCGCCGACATGCTGCTGCATCCGGGCGAAAAATTTCACTATAACGGCCGCACGCTGACCTACCCGAAGATCAAACTGGCCTGGTGGGCGGGCGGCAATCCGTTTCATCATCATCAGGATCTGGCGCGGCTGCGCAGAGCATTCAGCAGGCTGGATACGCTGATTGTGCATGAAATTGCCTGGACCGCCACGGCCCGCCATGCCGATCTGGTGCTGCCCGCGACGCTGACGCTGGAACGTGAGGATGTGGGCGGCGCGCCGACTGACCGGCATCTGATTGCCATGCAGCGCGTGGCCCAGCCTTACGGCGAGGCGAAGGATGATTACAGCATCTTCAGCGAGCTGGCGCGCCGGCTGGGCAAAGAGCAGGCGTTTACCGAAGGCCGCAGCGCCCGGGAGTGGCAGGCGCATCTCTATCTTCAGCTCCAGGAGAAACTGGAACTTCAGGGCGTTACCGTGCCTGACTTCGACGCCTTCTGGCAGCAGGGGGTGCTTGAACTGCCGCAGAGTGATGATGCAGGCAGGCTGATGCGCAACTTCCGTCAGGATCCGCAACGCCATCCGCTGCCCACGCCCAGCGGCAAAATCGAGATTTACTCCGCCAGGCTTGCAAGCTTTGATTACGCGGACTGTCCGGGGCATCCGGTCTGGCTGGCGCCCGTGCAGCAGCCCGATGCAGAGCACCCTTTTTACCTGATCGCTAATCAGCCCGCTTCCCGCCTGCACAGCCAGCTGGACTTTGGCAGTTTCAGCGTCAGCGAAAAGCGCGGCGGGCGTGAAGTCTGCCGTATGCATCCCCGGGATGCGCAGCAGCAGGGGATTGCGGAAGGCGACACGGTAGAAATCACTAACCAGCGCGGAACGGTGCTGGCAAGCGTAACGCTGAGCGAGAAAGTCAGAACGGGCGTGGTGCAGCTACCGACCGGTGCCTGGTACGATCCGATCGATCCTCTGGCCGAAAAGCCGATCTGCCGTCACGGCAATCCCAACGTGCTGACGCTGGATATCGGCACTTCCTCTCTGAGCCAGGGCTGCACCGGGCAGATTACCGTGGTGCAGATCCAACGCTATCAGGGCGATCCGCCGGAGGTGAGGGCCTTTGAGCCGCCGGTAATCAGTGATGGACGACAGGCACAGAAGCCGACAGGCTCGCTGCTGAAGCCTGAAGCCTGA